In Labeo rohita strain BAU-BD-2019 unplaced genomic scaffold, IGBB_LRoh.1.0 scaffold_30, whole genome shotgun sequence, a genomic segment contains:
- the LOC127160228 gene encoding uncharacterized protein LOC127160228 isoform X1: MGNSLSVLKEHGYSLVSQQENKILVKNEGGDQFLIKKLSTDRDESNFLLHLNHPHIVQHKEYIEDSDCLYLVLEHCEGGDLAQKIKNKKEGNAMFSENEILDWIVKICMALKYLHDQQILHKNLQPESIFFTTFGTIRLGEFGVVHQRSTEQQAEENKPSSYVAPEIFNCIPYEEKTEIWALGCVIYELCMLKRAFPAILTVETVQKILTSSYEALPETFSEDLRQLVADTLQPNPVNRPSVSEILTRPFIIYYLREKNMQTIKTLYRTLEELRALADDLERVHFNTTVGSLTGGVIGLAGGITSVVGLVLSPFTMGASLIVTGVGIGTAVAGGVTAGASNITNMVNQNTNRNKIKMLIKEFQEKITSTVCCIQNIQIAVETLERQFSTSDDSFSNTRSGANAGARLGRGLGGIPEILRVIEVVNVGKVAAQAARAVRVAEAATGVLSALFVAVDVFFVFLDSREIHNIRQDCALRESRRESHATSTQTSESTDQTSNISDTTNLLPSNAQQTEELKSETMKFVTKIKETTEELQKIVDTLRDAVHLNSENY, translated from the exons GACGAATCCAATTTTCTCCTCCATCTCAATCACCCACACATCGTCCAGCACAAGGAATATATTGAAG ATTCTGACTGTTTGTATCTTGTCCTGGAGCACTGTGAAGGTGGAGATCtcgctcagaaaatcaaaaacaaaaaggagGGAAATGCTATGTTTTCTGAGAATGAG ATTCTGGACTGGATTGTGAAGATCTGCATGGCGTTAAAATACCTGCATGATCAACAGATCCTGCATAAAAACCTGCAACCGGAG AGTATATTCTTCACTACATTTGGAACCATCCGTCTTGGAGAGTTCGGAGTGGTCCATcaacg GTCCACTGAACAACAAGCTGAAGAAAATAAACCTTCTTCATATGTTGCACCTGAGATTTTTAATTGCATACCTTATGAGGAAAAAAC TGAAATATGGGCGCTGGGATGTGTCATCTATGAGCTGTGTATGCTGAAACGTGCG TTTCCTGCAATATTGACAGTTGAGACTGTTCAAAAGATACTCACTTCCTCCTATGAAGCTCTTCCTGAGACCTTCTCAGAGGACCTTCGTCAGTTGGTAGCAGACACACTTCAGCCCAATCCAGTGAATCGCCCGTCTGTCAGTGAGATCTTGACCAGACCTTTTATCATTTATTACCTTCGTGAAAAG AACATGCAAACTATTAAGACACTTTATAGGACGCTAGAGGAACTGAGAGCCCTGGCTGATGATTTGGAAAGAGTCCATTTCAACACAACTGTAGGCAGTCTCACAGGAGGTGTCATAGGACTGGCTGGAGGAATCACATCTGTGGTTGGACTTGTTCTCTCTCCGTTCACTATGGGAGCATCTCTGATAGTAACAGGGGTGGGAATCGGTACAGCGGTAGCTGGAGGAGTAACAGCTGGTGCCAGCAATATAACAAACATGGTTAACCAGAATACAAACCGGAACAAGATCAAAATGCTCATAAAGGAGTTCCAAGAAAAAATCACCTCCACAGTTTGCTGCATCCAAAACATCCAAATAGCCGTGGAAACTTTAGAAAGACAGTTTTCCACAAGCGATGACTCATTTTCCAATACACGATCTGGGGCAAATGCTGGAGCTCGACTTGGACGAGGACTGGGAGGAATTCCAGAGATTCTCCGTGTAATTGAGGTCGTAAATGTCGGAAAGGTCGCAGCTCAGGCTGCGAGAGCCGTTCGTGTGGCTGAAGCAGCTACTGGAGTTTTGTCTGCACTTTTTGTAGCTGTTGATGTCTTCTTTGTTTTTCTCGACTCCAGAGAAATCCACAACATCCGCCAAGATTGCGCTTTAAGAGAGAGTCGACGAGAATCACACGCCACCAGCACCCAAACCTCTGAGTCAACTGACCAGACGTCAAACATCAGCGACACAACAAACCTGCTGCCTTCAAACGCTCAACAGACAGAAGAACTGAAATCTGAGACCATGAAatttgtgacaaaaataaaggaGACAACAGAGGAGCTTCAGAAGATTGTGGATACACTGCGAGATGCAGTGCACCTAAACTctgaaaattactaa